The following proteins are encoded in a genomic region of Cryptomeria japonica chromosome 11, Sugi_1.0, whole genome shotgun sequence:
- the LOC131042530 gene encoding uncharacterized protein LOC131042530, with translation MEFAFGKDDVEDGHHDAEKALKFIQKVQAVHQVGDHVWLHISKERMQGEGKKLKPIRYGPFEILEKIGTNAFRLNLPPYMQIYSVVNVENLKLYEPPMILDEEANVQIPSIDDLAPEYLNVLQEDVILDKNIRS, from the exons ATGGAATTTGCCTTTGGAAAAGATGATGTTGAAGATGGACATCATGATGCAGAGAAGGCTTTGAAGTTCATTCAAAAAGTCCAAGCAGTTCATCAG GTTGGTGACCATGTTTGGTTACATATCAGCAAGGAAAGGATGCAAGGTGAAGGTAAGAAGCTTAAGCCTATCAGATATGGTCCCTTTGAGATCTTGGAAAAGATTGGTACCAATGCCTTTCGCCTTAATCTTCCTCCATATATGCAAATTTACTCAGTTGTAAATGTAGAAAATCTGAAGTTGTATGAGCCTCCAATGATATTGGATGAAGAGGCTAATGTTCAGATTCCTTCTATTGATGACCTAGCACCTGAGTATTTGAATGTGTTGCAAGAGGATGTCATCCTGGACAAAAACATCAGATCTTGA